Proteins encoded in a region of the Methanomassiliicoccales archaeon genome:
- a CDS encoding redox-regulated ATPase YchF produces MLIGIVGKPNVGKSTFFSAATLAPAEIADYPFTTIKPNKGVAFLRTRCPHLDLGVQCNPRNSACENGTRLVPVEMLDVAGLVPDAWQGKGLGNQFLDDLRQADALIHVVDASGATDSEGNPVPAGSHDPMIDVQFLEKEVDHWIKGILDKGWEKSARQAHLEGEKIAELIYDRLTGLGVSMGHIHTALRDAALPESVVAWKDEDLMRLSGALRKHAKPMMIALNKADIAHDDVLQRMAKTPHYLAVATCAQSELALRKAAKAGMVEYLPGSPEFKVKEPAKLNPAQKKGLDYIQTHVMSRLKGTGVQQILENAAFEMLDLIPVYPVEDEHRWTDKKGNVLPDTHLVKKGSTAKDLAYKIHTDLGDNFIRAMNCRTQRVVGADYVLHPSDVITIITKK; encoded by the coding sequence ATGCTAATCGGCATCGTAGGGAAACCTAACGTGGGCAAGTCGACCTTCTTCTCGGCGGCGACGCTGGCGCCAGCGGAGATCGCTGACTACCCGTTCACCACCATCAAGCCGAACAAAGGGGTGGCATTTCTGCGCACGCGTTGCCCTCATCTGGACCTGGGGGTGCAGTGCAATCCTCGCAACTCGGCCTGCGAGAACGGTACCAGGCTTGTGCCGGTGGAGATGCTGGATGTCGCCGGACTGGTCCCGGACGCCTGGCAAGGCAAAGGATTGGGAAATCAGTTCCTGGACGATCTGCGACAGGCGGACGCCCTCATCCACGTGGTGGACGCGAGCGGCGCCACCGACTCCGAAGGCAATCCCGTGCCCGCTGGATCGCATGATCCGATGATCGACGTGCAGTTCCTGGAGAAGGAGGTCGACCACTGGATCAAGGGCATCCTGGACAAGGGCTGGGAGAAGTCCGCCCGCCAGGCGCACCTGGAAGGGGAGAAGATCGCGGAGCTCATCTACGACCGGCTGACGGGCCTGGGAGTCAGCATGGGCCACATCCATACTGCGCTACGAGATGCCGCGTTGCCAGAATCGGTCGTCGCCTGGAAGGACGAGGACCTGATGCGTTTGTCCGGGGCTTTGCGCAAGCACGCCAAGCCCATGATGATTGCCCTCAACAAGGCGGACATAGCCCATGACGACGTCCTGCAGAGGATGGCCAAGACCCCGCACTATCTGGCGGTGGCGACCTGCGCTCAGTCCGAGCTGGCGCTCAGGAAGGCGGCCAAGGCGGGCATGGTGGAATATCTGCCAGGTTCGCCGGAGTTCAAGGTCAAGGAGCCGGCCAAGCTCAACCCCGCGCAGAAGAAAGGCCTGGACTACATCCAGACGCACGTCATGAGCCGCTTGAAAGGCACGGGGGTGCAGCAGATCCTGGAGAACGCCGCGTTCGAGATGCTCGACCTCATCCCGGTGTACCCGGTGGAGGACGAGCACAGGTGGACGGACAAGAAAGGCAATGTCCTACCGGACACGCACCTGGTGAAGAAAGGCTCGACGGCGAAGGACCTGGCGTACAAGATCCACACCGACCTGGGGGACAACTTCATCCGGGCGATGAACTGCCGCACGCAGCGCGTGGTGGGAGCGGACTACGTACTCCATCCCAGCGATGTGATCACCATCATCACCAAGAAGTGA
- a CDS encoding DUF169 domain-containing protein — translation MALSIAQLGEGLVKAGRLETKPVCVHGTKEVEEGWVRTSTIDRCLAKVLLHLALEERPPAYLGKDSTEGCCGGGIAYMGFSEFPQRVRYFVSTGSPDGKGGAEFLKRTPEHVDAMLRSAGKITPLAKHIVFRRCQDMEDSDPGVRAIICFGTAEQIRNLCALNSFGSSDIFGAAIIPSGSACASLVTYPTGMSSNAPKESVFVGPVDPTGNSWFPECYLGMAMPIDVARRMVDDIDVSFVVKRPKVAYPQKREKF, via the coding sequence ATGGCGTTGTCGATCGCTCAGCTGGGTGAAGGGCTGGTCAAGGCCGGACGATTGGAGACCAAGCCGGTGTGCGTGCACGGGACGAAGGAAGTGGAAGAAGGTTGGGTTCGGACCTCCACCATCGACCGCTGCCTGGCCAAGGTGCTGCTGCATCTGGCCTTGGAGGAACGTCCGCCCGCCTACCTAGGGAAGGATTCGACCGAGGGCTGCTGTGGCGGAGGCATCGCCTACATGGGGTTCTCGGAGTTCCCCCAGCGGGTCCGCTACTTCGTTTCCACTGGATCCCCGGACGGCAAAGGTGGTGCAGAGTTCCTGAAGCGGACGCCTGAGCATGTCGATGCGATGTTGCGGTCCGCGGGCAAGATCACGCCCCTGGCCAAGCACATCGTCTTCCGCCGCTGCCAGGACATGGAGGATAGTGATCCGGGTGTCCGGGCGATCATCTGCTTCGGCACGGCGGAGCAGATACGCAATCTGTGCGCTCTGAACTCCTTCGGAAGCTCGGACATCTTCGGCGCGGCCATCATACCCAGCGGCTCGGCCTGCGCTTCCCTGGTGACGTATCCCACCGGCATGTCCTCCAATGCCCCGAAGGAAAGCGTGTTCGTGGGACCAGTGGACCCCACGGGCAATTCCTGGTTCCCCGAGTGCTACCTGGGCATGGCCATGCCTATCGACGTGGCCAGAAGGATGGTGGATGACATCGATGTCTCGTTCGTCGTCAAGAGGCCCAAGGTGGCGTATCCGCAGAAGCGGGAAAAGTTCTGA
- the rsmA gene encoding 16S rRNA (adenine(1518)-N(6)/adenine(1519)-N(6))-dimethyltransferase RsmA, translating to MNPSEIKALLERYGIHSTKARGQNFLVDDRVADREIEHLRAGPEHEVLEIGPGLGALTERLVGKVGKLTCIELDERMCQYLRERFDERIELVQADALEVDLPHFQRFISNLPYSISSPLLFKLLDYEFERGVVMVQKEFADRMVAEAGSDDYSRLSVNTYYRAKCEVLEIVPRSRFWPQPEVDSSMVLIEPRPAPFKVQSERFFVHLVDVLFQHRRKKIGTVLKMTGQAPRDSIPSLPYVERRVEELTAEQIGELADAVIDEQRARSKL from the coding sequence ATGAACCCCTCGGAGATCAAGGCGCTCCTGGAGCGCTACGGCATCCATTCGACCAAGGCCCGAGGACAGAACTTCCTTGTTGACGATAGAGTCGCGGACAGAGAGATCGAGCACCTTCGGGCCGGTCCGGAGCATGAGGTGCTGGAGATCGGGCCGGGGCTGGGAGCGCTCACCGAGCGATTGGTTGGCAAAGTCGGCAAGCTCACCTGCATTGAACTTGATGAGCGAATGTGCCAGTATCTGCGAGAGAGATTCGATGAGCGCATCGAGCTGGTGCAGGCGGACGCTCTGGAGGTCGATCTACCTCATTTCCAGCGGTTCATCTCAAACCTGCCTTACAGCATCTCCTCCCCCCTGCTGTTCAAGCTCCTCGACTATGAGTTCGAGAGAGGAGTGGTCATGGTGCAGAAGGAGTTCGCGGACCGGATGGTGGCGGAGGCGGGCTCGGACGACTACTCCCGGCTGAGCGTGAACACTTACTACCGAGCCAAGTGCGAGGTGCTGGAAATCGTCCCCCGTTCCAGATTCTGGCCTCAGCCTGAAGTTGACTCATCCATGGTGCTCATCGAGCCTAGACCAGCACCGTTCAAGGTGCAGAGCGAGCGCTTCTTCGTTCACTTGGTGGACGTGCTGTTCCAGCACCGGCGCAAGAAGATCGGCACCGTCCTCAAGATGACCGGCCAGGCGCCTAGGGACTCCATTCCCTCTCTACCATACGTCGAGCGGAGGGTCGAGGAACTTACCGCAGAGCAGATAGGCGAGCTCGCGGACGCCGTCATCGATGAACAGAGGGCGAGAAGCAAGCTCTAA
- a CDS encoding DUF655 domain-containing protein, protein MEDYAHILDYLPQGLPAERGFKHEPLAYALGEIEFKLFELVPKPNVQITIGERVYIGKEAEQRDKIAHVKRRVGYEELTAAAHAELPFVITDVAKQNEARFVQFFNEAQAITTRFHMLELLPGLGKKTMWAIVEEKKKGPFKSFEDIAKRVTSFKHPEKVIAKRIEMELSDPTQKYHIFVAR, encoded by the coding sequence ATGGAGGACTACGCGCATATCCTTGACTATCTACCGCAAGGACTTCCTGCGGAGAGAGGTTTCAAGCACGAGCCGCTAGCCTATGCTCTGGGCGAGATCGAGTTCAAGCTGTTCGAGCTGGTCCCCAAGCCGAACGTGCAGATCACCATCGGCGAAAGGGTCTACATCGGCAAGGAGGCGGAGCAGCGCGACAAGATCGCGCACGTCAAGCGCCGGGTGGGATACGAGGAGCTGACGGCAGCGGCTCACGCAGAGCTTCCCTTCGTCATAACGGACGTGGCCAAGCAGAACGAGGCCCGCTTCGTGCAGTTCTTCAACGAAGCGCAAGCGATCACGACCAGATTCCACATGCTGGAGCTTCTCCCAGGGCTGGGAAAGAAGACCATGTGGGCCATCGTCGAGGAGAAGAAGAAAGGTCCGTTCAAGAGCTTCGAGGACATCGCCAAGCGCGTGACGTCGTTCAAGCACCCGGAGAAGGTCATCGCCAAGCGCATCGAGATGGAGCTCTCGGACCCGACGCAGAAATATCACATCTTCGTAGCTCGCTGA